From the genome of Miscanthus floridulus cultivar M001 chromosome 10, ASM1932011v1, whole genome shotgun sequence, one region includes:
- the LOC136487482 gene encoding PLASTID TRANSCRIPTIONALLY ACTIVE protein 6, chloroplastic-like, producing the protein MVAADSFVSTRDSASDTVVDYAVDEDEFHKIRLLHCDFLIRKVPDPDDDVFDFREMYVTPPDTDIYSIPRVLAPMPQKYVRCTKKNFGRYHVSEPPVEHLRDPLYMTEREIMKVFLTKHYRNRRSDDPDFFLDFEEIYVIDSKTRSITRAKVVVSVPEGKKRDRRNDLLLIRDGGESFRIIDKTKRDDAATVIQREEWAKSRQDVEKHFKKLRDFDYSNWF; encoded by the exons atggtcgccgccgacAGCTTCGTCTCCACGCGGGACTCCGCGTCCGATACTGTTGTTGACTACGCTGTGGATGAGGACGAGTTCCACAAGATTAGGCTGCTCCACTGTGACTTCCTTATCCGCAAGGTGCCCGACCCCGACGACGACGTCTTCGACTTCAGAGAG ATGTATGTCACGCCGCCAGATACCGATATCTATTCCATTCCGAGGGTTCTTGCCCCGATGCCGCAGAAG TACGTGAGGTGCACGAAGAAAAACTTTGGCCGTTACCACGTGAGCGAGCCACCAGTTGAGCACTTGCGTGATCCCCTGTACATGACAGAGAGGGAGATCATGAAG GTTTTCTTAACCAAACACTACAGAAACAGGCGCTCTGATGACCCAGATTTTTTCCTTGATTTTGAGGAGATTTATGTTATTGACTCGAAAACAAGGTCAATCACAAGAGCTAAAGTTGTG GTTAGTGTTCCTGAAGGAAAGAAAAGAGATAGGCGGAATGATCTGCTACTGATACGTGATGGAGGGGAATCTTTTAGAATTATCGACAAG ACTAAAAGGGACGACGCAGCCACTGTCATCCAAAGAGAAGAGTGGGCAAAGTCAAGACAAGACGTGGAGAAGCATTTCAAGAAGCTTAGAGACTTTGACTACTCGAATTGGTTCTAG